One region of Streptomyces rishiriensis genomic DNA includes:
- a CDS encoding discoidin domain-containing protein has product MRPKRRGRRALAAVLTTSLLMLGVSSLTAATAADGPNLAAGRPTAASSSHAEYASRNVTDGDQASYWQSAGGTLPQWVQADLGSTARVDEVVLKLPASWENRNQTLSVQGSADGTGFSTLKASATYTFSPGSANTVTVSFPAGQTRYVRVEITANTGWQAAQLSELEVHAAGESSTDLARGRTLTASSHTETYVPANAADGNKASYWESRNNELPQWIRADLGSSLGVNRVVLELPDGWGARTQTLKIQGSADGTDFTDLTASRAYQFAPVDGNTVTITFDTATTRYVRVLVTANTGQPAAQLSALEVYGPATGDTQAPTAPTNLAFTEPSAGQIRLAWNASTDNTAVTGYDVYADNTLLTSVAGNVTTYTDTRPASATVSYFVRAKDAAGNVSGNSDTVVRRGATGDTQAPTAPANLAFTEPSAGQIRLAWNASTDNTAVTGYDVYANNSLLATVAGNVTTYTDNRPATATVSYAVRAKDAAGNVSGASNTVTRTGTSGPGSNLAVGKPVTASSTVHTFVAENANDNSTATYWEGSGHPATLTVKLGANADVTSLVLRLDPDSSWGPRTQTVQVLGREQSASGYTSLVAAKDYAFSPASGNTVTVPVTARIADVQLRFTANSGAPAGQIAEFQVIGTAAPNPDLEVTSLTASPASPVESDTIALSATVRNGGETAAPASSLALRLNGTKVATAPVGALAAGAQTTVSASIGARDTGTYQLSAVADDGGTVIEQNETNNTYTASTALTVRPVSSSDLVPVVTTAPSGPAAGDTVTFRVAVRNQGTVASAGGAHALTLALVDSKGATVRTLTGSHDGAIAAGATTAPVTLGTWTAANGTYTVRATVAADGNELPVKRENNTVEQSLFVGRGANMPYDLYEAEDGATGGGATTVGPNRTVGDLAGEASGRKAVTLDSTGQYVEFTTRAATNTLVTRFSIPDAAGGGGTDATLNVYVDGALRKALPLTSRYAWLYGAEASPGNAPSAGAPRHIYDEAHLMLGETVPAGAKIRLQKDTANTSRYAIDFVSLEQVAPVANPDPAAYAVPAGLTHQDVQNALDRVRMDTTGKLTGVYLPPGDYRTSSKFQVYGKAVQVVGAGPWYTQFHAPDGQENTDIGFRAEASAKGSAFRGFAYFGNYTSRIDGPGKVFDFANVSDIVIDNTWTEHMVCLYWGANTDRMTISNARIRDTFADGVNMTNGSTDNHVVNNESRSSGDDSFALFSAIDAGGADMKGNVYENLTSLLTWRAAGIAVYGGYDNTFRNIHIADTLVYSGITISSLDFGYPMNGFGTDPTTVENVSVVRSGGHFWGAQTFPGIWLFSASKVFQGIRVNDVDIVDPTYSGIMFQTQYVGGQPVNPIKDTVLTDISVTGARRSGDAFDARSGFGLWANELPEAGQGPAVGEVTFNGLRLNGNAVDIRNTTSTFKININP; this is encoded by the coding sequence ATGAGACCGAAGCGCAGAGGACGGCGGGCCCTGGCCGCCGTCCTCACGACCAGCCTGCTGATGCTGGGCGTGTCGTCACTGACCGCCGCCACGGCGGCCGACGGCCCCAACCTCGCTGCCGGACGGCCCACCGCGGCCAGCAGCTCGCACGCCGAGTACGCGTCCCGCAACGTCACCGACGGGGACCAGGCCTCCTACTGGCAGAGCGCCGGCGGGACCCTGCCGCAATGGGTCCAGGCCGACCTCGGCTCCACCGCCCGCGTCGACGAGGTCGTGCTGAAGCTGCCCGCGTCCTGGGAGAACCGCAACCAGACCCTGTCCGTGCAGGGCAGTGCCGACGGCACCGGCTTCAGCACCCTGAAGGCGTCCGCCACCTACACCTTCAGCCCCGGCTCGGCCAACACCGTCACGGTGTCCTTCCCGGCGGGACAGACCCGCTACGTACGGGTGGAGATCACCGCCAACACCGGCTGGCAGGCCGCCCAGCTCTCGGAACTGGAGGTGCACGCGGCGGGTGAGTCCTCCACCGACCTCGCCCGCGGCCGTACCCTCACCGCGAGCAGTCACACCGAGACCTACGTGCCGGCCAACGCCGCCGACGGCAACAAGGCCAGCTACTGGGAGAGCCGCAACAACGAACTCCCGCAGTGGATCCGGGCCGACCTCGGTTCCTCCCTCGGCGTCAACCGGGTGGTGCTCGAGCTGCCCGACGGCTGGGGCGCCCGCACCCAGACCCTGAAGATCCAGGGCAGCGCCGACGGAACCGACTTCACCGACCTGACGGCGTCGAGGGCGTACCAGTTCGCCCCGGTGGACGGGAACACGGTGACGATCACCTTCGACACCGCCACCACGCGCTACGTCCGAGTCCTCGTCACCGCCAACACCGGTCAGCCGGCTGCCCAGTTGTCCGCGCTGGAGGTCTACGGCCCGGCGACGGGTGACACCCAGGCGCCCACCGCGCCGACGAATCTGGCGTTCACCGAGCCGTCCGCCGGGCAGATCCGGCTGGCCTGGAACGCCTCCACCGACAACACCGCCGTCACCGGCTACGACGTGTACGCCGACAACACCCTGCTGACCTCGGTCGCCGGCAACGTCACCACGTACACCGACACGCGGCCCGCGAGCGCCACGGTGTCCTACTTCGTGCGCGCGAAGGACGCCGCCGGGAACGTCTCCGGCAACAGCGACACCGTCGTCCGCCGCGGCGCGACGGGCGACACCCAGGCGCCCACCGCTCCGGCGAACCTGGCGTTCACCGAGCCGTCCGCCGGGCAGATCCGGCTGGCCTGGAACGCCTCCACCGACAACACCGCCGTCACCGGCTACGACGTCTACGCCAACAACTCCCTGCTCGCCACCGTCGCGGGCAACGTGACCACCTACACCGACAACCGCCCCGCCACCGCGACCGTGTCGTATGCCGTGCGGGCGAAGGACGCGGCCGGGAACGTCTCCGGCGCCAGCAACACCGTCACACGTACCGGGACCTCCGGCCCTGGCTCCAACCTCGCGGTCGGCAAACCCGTCACGGCCTCCTCGACCGTGCACACCTTCGTGGCCGAGAACGCCAACGACAACTCCACCGCCACCTACTGGGAGGGCTCCGGCCACCCCGCCACACTGACCGTCAAGCTCGGTGCGAACGCCGACGTCACCTCGCTGGTCCTGCGCCTCGACCCGGACAGCTCCTGGGGTCCGCGTACCCAGACCGTCCAGGTGCTCGGGCGTGAGCAGTCCGCGAGCGGCTACACCTCGCTGGTCGCCGCCAAGGACTACGCCTTCAGCCCGGCGAGCGGCAACACCGTGACCGTCCCGGTCACCGCGCGGATCGCCGACGTCCAGCTGAGGTTCACCGCCAACTCCGGTGCTCCCGCCGGGCAGATCGCCGAGTTCCAGGTGATCGGCACCGCCGCGCCCAACCCCGATCTGGAGGTCACCTCGCTGACCGCCTCGCCGGCCTCGCCCGTCGAGTCGGACACCATCGCCCTGTCCGCCACCGTCCGCAACGGCGGCGAGACCGCCGCGCCCGCCAGCAGTCTCGCGCTGCGGCTGAACGGCACCAAGGTCGCCACCGCCCCGGTGGGCGCCCTGGCCGCGGGCGCGCAGACCACCGTCAGCGCCTCGATCGGCGCCCGTGACACGGGGACCTACCAGCTCAGCGCCGTCGCCGACGACGGCGGCACGGTGATCGAGCAGAACGAGACCAACAACACCTACACGGCGTCCACCGCGCTCACCGTGCGTCCGGTCAGCAGTTCCGATCTGGTCCCGGTGGTGACCACGGCCCCGTCCGGTCCGGCCGCGGGCGACACGGTCACCTTCCGGGTCGCCGTGCGCAATCAGGGCACCGTCGCCTCGGCGGGCGGCGCCCACGCGCTCACCCTCGCCCTGGTCGACTCCAAGGGAGCGACCGTCCGCACCCTGACCGGCTCCCACGACGGGGCGATCGCCGCCGGGGCCACCACCGCACCGGTCACCCTCGGGACCTGGACCGCCGCCAACGGCACCTACACGGTGCGCGCGACGGTCGCGGCCGACGGCAACGAACTGCCCGTGAAACGGGAGAACAACACCGTCGAACAGTCCCTGTTCGTCGGGCGCGGCGCCAACATGCCGTACGACCTGTACGAGGCCGAGGACGGCGCCACGGGCGGCGGCGCCACCACCGTCGGCCCCAACCGCACCGTCGGCGACCTCGCGGGCGAGGCGTCCGGCCGCAAGGCCGTCACCCTCGACAGCACCGGCCAGTACGTGGAGTTCACCACCCGGGCGGCCACCAACACCCTGGTGACCCGCTTCTCGATTCCCGACGCCGCGGGCGGCGGCGGTACCGACGCCACCTTGAACGTCTACGTCGACGGCGCTCTCCGCAAGGCCCTGCCGCTCACCTCGCGCTACGCCTGGCTGTACGGCGCCGAGGCCTCGCCCGGCAACGCGCCGTCCGCGGGCGCCCCGCGCCACATCTACGACGAGGCGCACCTGATGCTGGGCGAGACCGTCCCCGCGGGTGCGAAGATCCGGCTCCAGAAGGACACCGCCAACACCTCGCGCTACGCGATCGACTTCGTCAGCCTGGAGCAGGTCGCGCCCGTCGCCAACCCCGACCCGGCGGCGTACGCCGTCCCGGCCGGCCTCACCCACCAGGACGTGCAGAACGCCCTCGACCGGGTCCGTATGGACACCACCGGCAAGCTCACCGGCGTCTACCTGCCGCCGGGCGACTACCGGACCTCGTCCAAGTTCCAGGTGTACGGCAAGGCGGTGCAGGTCGTCGGCGCCGGGCCCTGGTACACCCAGTTCCACGCGCCGGACGGGCAGGAGAACACCGACATCGGCTTCCGTGCCGAGGCGAGCGCCAAGGGCTCCGCGTTCCGCGGCTTCGCCTACTTCGGCAACTACACCTCGCGCATCGACGGGCCGGGCAAGGTGTTCGACTTCGCCAACGTGTCGGACATCGTCATCGACAACACCTGGACCGAGCACATGGTCTGCCTGTACTGGGGCGCCAACACCGACCGGATGACGATCAGCAACGCGCGCATCCGCGACACGTTCGCCGACGGCGTCAACATGACCAACGGGTCGACGGACAACCACGTCGTCAACAACGAGTCCCGCTCCTCCGGCGACGACAGCTTCGCGCTGTTCTCGGCCATCGACGCGGGCGGCGCCGACATGAAGGGCAACGTCTACGAGAACCTGACCTCGCTGCTGACCTGGCGGGCCGCGGGCATCGCCGTGTACGGCGGCTACGACAACACCTTCCGCAACATCCACATCGCCGACACCCTGGTCTATTCCGGCATCACCATCAGCTCGCTGGACTTCGGCTATCCGATGAACGGCTTCGGCACCGACCCGACGACGGTGGAGAACGTCTCCGTGGTCCGCTCGGGCGGGCACTTCTGGGGTGCTCAGACCTTCCCCGGCATCTGGTTGTTCTCGGCGTCCAAGGTGTTCCAGGGCATCCGCGTCAACGACGTCGACATCGTCGACCCGACCTACTCCGGAATCATGTTCCAGACGCAGTACGTCGGCGGGCAGCCGGTGAACCCGATCAAGGACACCGTCCTCACCGACATCTCGGTCACCGGCGCCCGCAGAAGCGGTGACGCCTTCGACGCCAGGTCCGGCTTCGGACTGTGGGCGAACGAGCTGCCCGAGGCAGGCCAGGGCCCGGCGGTCGGCGAGGTCACGTTCAACGGGCTGCGGCTGAACGGCAATGCCGTGGACATCCGGAACACCACCTCCACCTTCAAGATCAACATCAACCCCTGA
- a CDS encoding LacI family DNA-binding transcriptional regulator, which produces MTRRLAQVAKKVGVSEATVSRVLNGKPGVSETTRQSVLTALDVLGYERPTQLRGERARLVGLVLPELQNPIFPLLAEVIGGALAQQGLTPVLCTQTKGGVSEADYVDLLLQQHVSGVVFAGGLFAQADAPHDHYRQLAERRIPVVLINAPVEELDFPCVSCDDAVAVEQAWRHLSLLGHERIGVVLGPRDHMPSRRKLAAARAAAEAAGSALPDERVERSMFSLEGGQAATSRLLDRGVTGIICASDPLALGAIRAARRRGLAVPEQVSVVGFDDSAFMNCTEPPLSTVRQPIEAMGRAAVDLLCTQIQGGEVPPGELLFEPELVVRGSTAQAPRD; this is translated from the coding sequence ATGACGCGACGACTTGCTCAGGTTGCCAAGAAGGTAGGGGTCAGCGAGGCCACGGTCAGCCGGGTGCTCAACGGCAAGCCGGGGGTCTCCGAGACCACCCGTCAGTCGGTGCTGACCGCGCTGGACGTGCTCGGCTACGAGCGTCCCACCCAGCTGCGCGGTGAACGCGCCCGCCTGGTGGGGCTCGTCCTGCCGGAGCTCCAGAACCCGATCTTCCCGCTGCTCGCCGAGGTCATCGGCGGCGCGCTGGCCCAGCAGGGACTGACCCCCGTGCTGTGCACCCAGACCAAGGGCGGCGTCTCCGAGGCGGACTACGTCGATCTCCTGCTCCAGCAGCACGTCTCCGGCGTGGTCTTCGCCGGAGGGCTGTTCGCCCAGGCCGACGCCCCGCACGACCACTACCGGCAGCTGGCCGAACGGCGCATCCCGGTGGTCCTGATCAACGCGCCCGTGGAGGAGCTGGACTTCCCCTGCGTGTCCTGCGACGACGCCGTCGCGGTGGAACAGGCCTGGCGCCATCTCTCGCTGCTGGGCCACGAGCGCATCGGGGTGGTCCTCGGACCCCGCGACCACATGCCCTCCCGGCGCAAGCTCGCGGCGGCCCGGGCGGCGGCCGAGGCGGCCGGTTCCGCGCTGCCCGACGAGCGGGTGGAACGCTCGATGTTCTCCCTGGAAGGCGGCCAGGCGGCCACCTCCCGCCTGCTGGACCGCGGGGTCACCGGCATCATCTGCGCCAGCGACCCGCTGGCCCTCGGGGCCATCAGGGCCGCCCGGCGGCGTGGCCTCGCGGTGCCCGAGCAGGTGTCCGTCGTCGGCTTCGACGACTCCGCCTTCATGAACTGCACGGAGCCCCCGCTGTCCACTGTGCGCCAGCCCATCGAGGCCATGGGGCGCGCCGCCGTGGATCTGCTGTGCACCCAGATCCAGGGCGGCGAAGTACCGCCCGGTGAGCTGCTGTTCGAGCCCGAACTGGTGGTGCGCGGCTCCACGGCCCAGGCTCCGCGCGACTGA
- a CDS encoding ABC transporter substrate-binding protein: MRRARFRRTRRAGAVTLVSALTLTALAACGTSSSDDGDDGDGNSANANPAAPLDPKTKVTITIDCMPPAAKKAELKEWNEDVKEFNKTYPNVTVQGRSTPGQCLEPPRFTAMLKAKSQPDVFYTYFTDLDQVLDNDGAQDISAYVNDTTVPLLKDIDPDVLGSLKKDGKLYGLPTSNYRMGLLINRSLFERAGLDPDTPPATWEDVRAAAKRIAGLGGGVAGFGEYSAGNTGGWHFTAQMYSLGGEVVDASGTKAAFNDATGKQVAQNLHAMRWEDDAMGKTQLLKWGDLQKQIATDKLGMFLAAPDDVTYMVQQLGAKYENFGMGPIPGGKNTLAGGNNYMIKKGISSDKVKAAIAWLNFKFTTVGKGQYDWERTKADSLPVGLPQPNLWLNDSKAKDDAARQQFATMPVQNFKAFMDNPVPGKAEPPKAQEIYKVLDNVMSGILTNKDADIDKLLSTAETQVNQVLANQ, encoded by the coding sequence ATGAGAAGAGCTCGGTTCCGCCGCACCCGCCGCGCAGGCGCGGTCACCCTCGTCTCCGCCCTCACACTGACGGCGCTCGCCGCCTGCGGCACGAGCAGCAGCGACGACGGCGACGACGGCGACGGGAACAGCGCGAACGCCAACCCCGCCGCGCCGCTGGACCCCAAGACCAAGGTGACCATCACCATCGACTGCATGCCGCCGGCGGCCAAGAAGGCCGAGCTCAAGGAGTGGAACGAGGACGTCAAGGAGTTCAACAAGACGTACCCCAACGTCACCGTGCAGGGCCGCTCCACCCCGGGCCAGTGCCTGGAACCGCCGCGGTTCACCGCGATGCTCAAGGCGAAGTCCCAACCCGACGTGTTCTACACCTACTTCACCGACCTCGACCAGGTCCTCGACAACGACGGCGCCCAGGACATCAGCGCCTACGTCAACGACACGACCGTGCCGCTGCTGAAGGACATCGACCCGGACGTCCTCGGCTCGCTCAAGAAGGACGGCAAGCTCTACGGCCTGCCCACCAGCAACTACCGGATGGGCCTGCTCATCAACCGCTCGCTCTTCGAGCGGGCCGGCCTCGACCCCGACACCCCGCCCGCCACCTGGGAGGACGTCCGGGCGGCGGCCAAGAGGATCGCCGGACTCGGCGGCGGCGTGGCCGGCTTCGGCGAGTACAGCGCCGGCAACACCGGCGGCTGGCACTTCACCGCGCAGATGTACAGCCTCGGCGGTGAGGTAGTCGACGCCTCCGGCACGAAGGCCGCGTTCAACGACGCGACCGGCAAGCAGGTCGCCCAGAACCTCCACGCGATGCGCTGGGAGGACGACGCCATGGGCAAGACCCAGCTGCTGAAGTGGGGCGACCTCCAAAAGCAGATCGCCACCGACAAGCTCGGCATGTTCCTCGCCGCGCCCGACGACGTGACCTACATGGTCCAGCAACTCGGCGCCAAGTACGAGAACTTCGGCATGGGCCCGATACCCGGCGGCAAGAACACCCTCGCCGGCGGCAACAACTACATGATCAAGAAGGGCATCTCGTCCGACAAGGTGAAGGCCGCGATCGCCTGGCTCAACTTCAAGTTCACCACCGTCGGCAAGGGACAGTACGACTGGGAGCGCACCAAGGCCGACAGCCTCCCCGTCGGACTCCCGCAGCCCAACCTGTGGCTGAACGACAGCAAGGCCAAGGACGACGCCGCCCGTCAGCAGTTCGCCACCATGCCGGTGCAGAACTTCAAGGCCTTCATGGACAACCCGGTCCCGGGCAAGGCCGAACCCCCGAAGGCGCAGGAGATCTACAAGGTCCTCGACAACGTGATGTCCGGCATCCTCACCAACAAGGACGCCGACATCGACAAGCTCCTGTCGACGGCGGAGACCCAGGTGAACCAGGTCCTCGCCAACCAGTGA
- a CDS encoding carbohydrate ABC transporter permease, whose translation MSAPTLTQDPAAKERRPRRPRAGAVRPPAQGFGKALRRNVTAHGFLIGAVLCFAFFSWYPIVREFLLAFQKTEDGQVSWTGWDNFVTIWNDPAFGQAWRNTLWFTALALVLGFAVPFVTALVINEFRHGQGYLRLLVYLPVMLPPTASVLLFKYLYDPGYGMFNEVLDAFGIPAQQWLQDPDTAMLSVVVASTWMNMGGATLIYLAALQGVPGELYEAAELDGAGLLRKVWHVTIPQTRLILALMLLMQIIATMQVFIEPFLLTGGAGPEGSTTTVVYLIYQYAFNFNNYGAAAALGLILLVLLAAFSAVYTRLNRATEE comes from the coding sequence ATGTCGGCCCCCACCCTCACCCAGGACCCGGCGGCCAAGGAACGCCGTCCCCGCCGACCGCGAGCCGGCGCCGTCCGGCCCCCGGCCCAAGGCTTCGGCAAGGCCCTGCGCCGCAATGTCACCGCCCACGGATTCCTCATCGGCGCGGTGCTCTGCTTCGCCTTCTTCTCCTGGTACCCGATCGTCCGCGAGTTCCTGCTGGCCTTCCAGAAGACCGAGGACGGCCAGGTCAGCTGGACCGGCTGGGACAACTTCGTCACCATCTGGAACGACCCCGCCTTCGGCCAGGCCTGGCGCAACACCCTCTGGTTCACGGCCCTCGCACTCGTCCTGGGCTTCGCCGTCCCCTTCGTCACAGCCCTCGTCATCAACGAGTTCCGGCACGGCCAGGGCTACCTGCGGCTCCTGGTCTACCTGCCCGTCATGCTGCCGCCCACCGCGTCCGTGCTGCTCTTCAAGTACCTGTACGACCCCGGCTACGGCATGTTCAACGAGGTGCTGGACGCCTTCGGCATCCCCGCCCAGCAGTGGCTCCAGGACCCCGACACCGCGATGCTCTCCGTCGTCGTCGCCTCCACCTGGATGAACATGGGCGGCGCGACCCTCATCTACCTGGCCGCGCTCCAGGGCGTCCCGGGCGAACTGTACGAGGCCGCCGAACTCGACGGGGCCGGCCTGCTGCGCAAGGTGTGGCACGTGACGATCCCGCAGACCCGGCTGATCCTGGCGCTGATGCTGCTCATGCAGATCATCGCCACCATGCAGGTCTTCATCGAGCCCTTCCTGCTGACCGGCGGCGCGGGACCCGAGGGGTCCACCACGACCGTCGTCTACCTGATCTACCAGTACGCCTTCAACTTCAACAACTACGGTGCCGCGGCCGCGCTCGGCCTGATCCTGCTCGTACTGCTGGCCGCCTTCTCGGCCGTGTACACCAGGCTCAACCGCGCCACGGAAGAGTAG
- a CDS encoding carbohydrate ABC transporter permease has translation MSTRTLISPAALARPRGRLLYWLCFALVVVLFTLAFLGPLYWMVSGGLKTTQEAVQTPPTWVPGSVHPENYQRAWEVMDLARLLLNTLYYAFGALAFQLVLDVAAAYSLSKLRPVLGKAILGMMLVTLMIPATVLVVPQYLTVLDVPIVERNLLNSPWAIWLPSVTNAFNIFLLKRFFDSIPKELLDAASMDGAGPLRVLWSIVLPISRPILGVVSIFAVVGVWKDFLWPMLVLPDPTGQTLAVGIYSLATSVPENVLIAALTIASLPTLLLFLLFQRNIMSGLTAGGLKG, from the coding sequence ATGTCCACACGCACGCTCATCTCGCCCGCCGCCCTCGCCCGCCCGCGCGGCAGGCTGCTCTACTGGCTGTGCTTCGCGCTCGTCGTCGTCCTGTTCACGCTGGCCTTCCTCGGCCCGCTGTACTGGATGGTGTCCGGCGGCCTCAAGACCACCCAGGAAGCCGTCCAGACACCCCCGACCTGGGTGCCCGGCTCCGTCCACCCGGAGAACTACCAGCGGGCCTGGGAGGTGATGGACCTCGCCCGCCTGCTCCTCAACACCCTCTACTACGCCTTCGGCGCGCTCGCCTTCCAGCTGGTGCTGGACGTCGCCGCCGCCTACTCCCTGTCCAAGCTGCGGCCGGTCCTCGGCAAGGCGATCCTCGGGATGATGCTCGTCACCCTGATGATCCCGGCGACCGTGCTCGTCGTCCCTCAGTACCTCACCGTGCTGGACGTGCCGATCGTCGAACGCAACCTGCTCAACTCGCCCTGGGCGATCTGGCTGCCCTCGGTGACCAACGCCTTCAACATCTTCCTGCTGAAGCGGTTCTTCGACTCCATCCCGAAGGAACTCCTGGACGCGGCCTCCATGGACGGCGCAGGGCCGCTGCGCGTCCTGTGGTCCATCGTCCTGCCGATCTCCCGGCCCATCCTCGGCGTGGTGTCCATCTTCGCCGTCGTCGGCGTCTGGAAGGACTTCCTCTGGCCGATGCTGGTGCTGCCCGACCCCACCGGCCAGACCCTCGCCGTCGGCATCTACTCGCTCGCCACCAGCGTGCCCGAGAACGTGCTCATCGCCGCCCTCACCATCGCCTCCCTGCCGACCCTGCTGCTGTTCCTGCTCTTCCAGCGCAACATCATGAGCGGACTCACCGCGGGCGGCCTCAAGGGCTGA
- a CDS encoding glycoside hydrolase family 13 protein, with protein MAAPHPDKTPAPSDDWWRGAAIYQVYPRSFADGDGDGTGDLAGVRARLPYLAELGVDAIWFTPWYLSPLADGGYDVADYRTIDPAFGTLDEAEKLIGEARDLGIRTIVDIVPNHVSDQHPWFRAALAAGPGSPERKLFHFRPGRGEHGELPPNDWPSQFAGRTWTRVEDGEWYLHLFTPQQPDLNWAHPAVREEHEDVLRFWFERGVAGVRIDSAALPAKDPDLPDFVEGRDPHPYIDRDELHEIYRSWRSVADAYDGVFVGEVWLPDAERFARYLRPDELHTAFNFNFLACPWDADRLRAAIDDTLAEHAPVGAPATWVLCNHDVTRTVTRYGRADTGFDFATKAYDTPTDLTLGTRRARAAALLTLALPGSVYLYQGEELGLPEADIPRERIQDPMHFRSGGADPGRDGCRVPLPWTADAPYAGFGSRTEPWLPQPASWPAYAADLQAADPGSMLVLYRTALRLRRTEAGLGDGRLEWLPAPAGVLAFRRAPGLLCVVNLAAAPAALPEHDHVLLASGPLDAEGRLPGDTAVWLRG; from the coding sequence GTGGCAGCCCCGCACCCCGACAAGACCCCCGCCCCTTCGGACGACTGGTGGCGTGGCGCTGCCATCTACCAGGTGTACCCCCGCAGTTTCGCCGACGGCGACGGCGACGGCACCGGGGACCTGGCGGGCGTACGGGCGAGACTGCCCTACCTCGCCGAACTCGGCGTGGACGCCATCTGGTTCACCCCGTGGTACCTCTCCCCGCTCGCCGACGGCGGCTACGACGTCGCCGACTACCGCACCATCGACCCCGCCTTCGGCACCCTCGACGAGGCCGAGAAACTGATCGGGGAGGCCCGGGACCTCGGCATCCGCACCATCGTCGACATCGTCCCCAACCACGTCTCCGACCAGCATCCCTGGTTCCGGGCCGCGCTCGCCGCCGGACCGGGCAGCCCCGAGCGCAAACTGTTCCACTTCCGCCCCGGACGCGGCGAGCACGGCGAACTGCCGCCCAACGACTGGCCGTCGCAGTTCGCCGGCCGGACCTGGACCCGGGTCGAGGACGGCGAGTGGTACCTGCACCTGTTCACCCCCCAGCAGCCCGACCTCAACTGGGCCCACCCGGCGGTCCGCGAGGAACACGAGGACGTGCTGCGCTTCTGGTTCGAGCGGGGCGTGGCCGGCGTCCGCATCGACTCGGCCGCCCTGCCGGCCAAGGACCCCGACCTGCCGGACTTCGTCGAGGGCCGCGACCCCCACCCGTACATCGACCGCGACGAACTGCACGAGATCTACCGCTCCTGGCGGAGCGTCGCCGACGCCTACGACGGCGTCTTCGTCGGCGAGGTCTGGCTGCCGGACGCCGAGCGCTTCGCCCGCTACCTGCGCCCCGACGAACTGCACACCGCCTTCAACTTCAACTTCCTGGCCTGCCCCTGGGACGCGGACCGGCTGCGCGCCGCCATCGACGACACCCTGGCCGAGCACGCCCCGGTCGGCGCCCCCGCCACCTGGGTGCTGTGCAACCACGACGTGACGCGCACGGTCACCCGCTACGGCCGTGCGGACACCGGATTCGACTTCGCGACCAAGGCGTACGACACCCCGACCGACCTGACGCTCGGCACCCGCCGGGCCCGCGCCGCAGCCCTCCTCACCCTCGCGCTGCCCGGCTCCGTCTACCTCTACCAGGGCGAGGAACTCGGTCTGCCCGAGGCGGACATACCGCGCGAACGCATCCAGGACCCGATGCACTTCCGCTCCGGTGGCGCCGATCCGGGCCGCGACGGCTGCCGGGTCCCGCTGCCCTGGACCGCCGACGCCCCGTACGCGGGCTTCGGCTCGCGCACCGAGCCCTGGCTGCCGCAACCCGCGAGCTGGCCCGCGTACGCGGCCGACCTCCAGGCCGCCGATCCCGGCTCGATGCTCGTCCTCTACCGCACCGCGCTGCGGCTGCGCCGTACCGAGGCGGGCCTCGGCGACGGCCGGCTGGAGTGGCTGCCCGCTCCCGCCGGGGTCCTCGCGTTCCGGCGGGCGCCCGGCCTGCTCTGCGTGGTCAACCTGGCGGCCGCCCCGGCGGCCCTGCCCGAGCACGATCACGTGCTGCTCGCCAGTGGCCCGCTGGACGCCGAGGGCCGACTGCCGGGTGACACCGCGGTCTGGCTGCGCGGGTGA
- a CDS encoding nucleotidyltransferase domain-containing protein, translating to MTADDVLSVLALLRRADADAWIGGGWGIDALVGEQTRDHRDLDLMHRSDQEPDVVAALAAAGFAETLDQRPVRFVVTDAAGRAIDLHPLVFAADGCATQASFDPGRPFRYPASCFVTGTIAASTVPCLSAAQQVHFHQGYEPTARDLHDMGLLRRTFGIATHFDP from the coding sequence ATGACGGCCGACGACGTGCTGTCCGTGCTGGCGCTGCTGCGGCGCGCGGACGCCGACGCCTGGATCGGGGGCGGCTGGGGCATCGACGCCCTGGTGGGGGAGCAGACCCGCGACCACCGGGACCTGGACCTGATGCACCGCTCGGACCAGGAGCCCGACGTGGTGGCCGCCCTGGCGGCGGCGGGATTCGCCGAGACGCTCGACCAGCGGCCCGTACGGTTCGTCGTCACGGACGCCGCCGGACGGGCGATCGACCTCCACCCGCTGGTGTTCGCCGCCGACGGCTGCGCCACGCAGGCCTCGTTCGACCCCGGACGGCCGTTCCGCTACCCGGCCTCCTGCTTCGTGACCGGCACCATCGCCGCGAGCACGGTCCCGTGCCTCTCCGCCGCCCAACAGGTCCACTTCCACCAGGGCTACGAGCCGACCGCACGCGACCTGCACGACATGGGCCTTCTGCGCAGGACGTTCGGCATCGCCACTCACTTCGACCCCTGA